The following proteins are encoded in a genomic region of Streptomyces sp. SLBN-31:
- a CDS encoding beta-galactosidase, with product MTGKIRYGGDYNPEQWPKEVWDEDHRLFARAGIDTLTVGVFSWSLTQPAEDCYDFTVLDDILDRAAADDRSVCLATGTAALPPWLAKKYPEVNRTDFEGRRHRYGQRHNFCPSSPAYRRLATALAARLAERYRAHPALVAWHINNEYGGSCYCDLCAEAFRDWLHGTYGTLDALNDAWCTTFWSHRYTDWAEIEPPSALTEHWRGPDHTAFQGTTLDWFRFTTDALLGCFLAEKEAIRRHDQDTPVTTNLMGMFRPLDYHRWAPHLDFASWDSYPPLDAPPTWPALAHDLMRGLKGGAPFWLMEQTPSTTACRDVNPLRRPGELRLATFQAIAHGADATLYFQMRASRGACEKYHGAVIGHAGRDDTRVFTEVAALGGELADLGPVTLGARTPARTALLFDWDSWWALEISDGPSRPVKYQEAVHTYYRAAREAGADVDVVPQSADLTPYDVVLAPVLHMVKGDLAPRLEAVARRGGTVLTTFLSGRVDEHDRAFLADVPGPLAALMGVRVDEWDARPPEFVQPIPELSAEARLVFELVLPRGAETVATYGTDFYAGTPAVTRHEYGAGEAWYVATALDRQGVDRVVRRVLDRHGLLGPYAGHPAVETAHRVAPDGTRLLFLLNHAQEAVHLTAHATATDLLTGRRTEEGAALTLDPLGTAALRLQ from the coding sequence ATGACCGGCAAGATCCGGTACGGCGGCGACTACAACCCCGAGCAGTGGCCCAAGGAGGTCTGGGACGAGGACCACCGCCTGTTCGCGCGGGCCGGGATCGACACCCTCACCGTCGGCGTCTTCTCCTGGTCCCTCACCCAACCGGCCGAGGACTGCTACGACTTCACCGTCCTCGACGACATTCTCGACCGGGCCGCGGCCGATGACAGGAGTGTCTGCCTGGCCACCGGAACCGCCGCCCTCCCGCCCTGGCTCGCCAAGAAGTACCCGGAGGTCAACCGCACCGACTTCGAGGGCCGCCGCCACCGATACGGCCAACGGCACAACTTCTGCCCCAGCTCACCCGCCTACCGCCGCCTCGCCACCGCCCTGGCGGCCCGGCTCGCCGAACGCTATCGCGCACACCCCGCGTTGGTCGCCTGGCACATCAACAACGAGTACGGCGGCTCCTGTTACTGCGACCTGTGCGCCGAGGCGTTCCGCGACTGGCTGCACGGCACGTACGGCACCCTCGACGCCCTCAACGACGCCTGGTGCACCACCTTCTGGTCCCACCGCTACACCGACTGGGCCGAGATCGAGCCCCCCAGCGCCCTCACCGAGCACTGGCGCGGCCCCGACCACACCGCCTTCCAGGGCACCACCCTCGACTGGTTCCGCTTCACCACCGACGCCCTGCTCGGCTGCTTCCTCGCCGAGAAGGAGGCGATCCGCCGGCACGACCAGGACACCCCCGTCACCACCAACCTCATGGGCATGTTCCGCCCCCTCGACTACCACCGCTGGGCGCCCCACCTCGACTTCGCCTCCTGGGACAGCTATCCGCCCCTCGACGCCCCGCCGACCTGGCCCGCGCTCGCCCACGACCTGATGAGGGGGCTCAAGGGCGGCGCCCCTTTCTGGCTGATGGAACAGACGCCGTCGACGACGGCCTGCCGTGACGTCAACCCGCTGCGCAGGCCGGGGGAACTGCGCCTGGCCACCTTCCAGGCGATCGCCCACGGAGCCGACGCGACCCTCTACTTCCAGATGCGCGCCTCACGCGGCGCCTGCGAGAAGTACCACGGCGCGGTCATCGGCCACGCGGGCCGCGACGACACACGGGTCTTCACCGAAGTAGCGGCGCTGGGAGGAGAGTTGGCGGATCTCGGCCCCGTGACGCTGGGCGCCCGTACCCCTGCCCGCACCGCCCTGCTCTTCGACTGGGACAGCTGGTGGGCCCTGGAGATCTCCGACGGCCCGTCCCGGCCGGTGAAGTACCAGGAGGCCGTCCACACCTACTACCGGGCCGCCCGCGAGGCCGGCGCCGACGTGGACGTCGTACCGCAGAGCGCGGACCTCACGCCGTACGACGTCGTCCTCGCCCCCGTCCTGCACATGGTCAAGGGCGACCTCGCCCCGCGTCTCGAAGCGGTGGCGCGGCGCGGCGGAACGGTCCTGACCACCTTCCTCTCCGGCAGGGTCGACGAACACGACCGGGCGTTCCTCGCCGACGTGCCCGGACCGCTCGCCGCCCTCATGGGCGTCCGCGTCGACGAATGGGACGCCCGGCCACCGGAGTTCGTCCAGCCGATCCCCGAACTGTCCGCCGAGGCACGGCTCGTCTTCGAACTCGTTCTGCCGCGCGGCGCCGAGACCGTCGCCACGTACGGCACCGACTTCTACGCCGGCACCCCGGCCGTGACCCGGCACGAGTACGGCGCGGGCGAGGCCTGGTACGTGGCCACCGCCCTCGACCGGCAGGGCGTGGACCGGGTCGTGCGCCGGGTCCTCGACCGGCACGGACTGCTCGGCCCGTACGCCGGGCACCCGGCCGTGGAAACCGCACACCGCGTCGCCCCGGACGGCACCCGCCTGCTCTTCCTCCTCAACCACGCCCAGGAAGCGGTTCACCTGACCGCACACGCCACGGCGACCGACCTGCTGACCGGCAGGCGGACCGAGGAGGGCGCCGCCCTCACCCTCGACCCGCTCGGCACGGCCGCCCTGCGCCTTCAGTAG
- a CDS encoding alpha-glucuronidase: MPLPVPVLPEGVDPAWLPEEAFRPIGGRRVLIRGSGPLVETVHGEVAEACARFGGALVEDDPELVLHVTGDDGSEAFTLERRDGRTTVTASGGCGLLYGFFHVVRLGEAAFRGDRRVEEHRPASALRMLDHWDNVAVHPVMGQVERGYAGGSLFWADGRARGEFERVRAYGRLLAACGINAVAVNNVNVHATEARLLTDRIGEVADIAAALRPYGIRTHLSVTFAAPIVLGGLETADPLDESVRRWWAGATARVYEAIPDFGGYVVKADSEGQPGPFAYGRTHADGANMLAGALAPHGGTVHWRAFVYDHRQDWRDRTTDRARAAYDHFLPLDGLFAPNAVLQVKHGPMDFQVREPVSPLIGAMRRTALAVELQATQEYTGQQRHVCWLGPMWSEVLRFGSAAGRGYEELVAVSNVGDDPFWTGHPLAQANLYTFGRLAWRPDADPGAILDEWIGLTFGAEGPAKELHAVLDGSWRTYEKYTAPLGVGFMVQPGHHYGPSVDGYEYSPWGTYHFADRDGVGVDRSSATGTGYAGQYRAPWAEAYESPETCPDELLLFFHHMPYGHVLKSGRTVIQHIYDTHFEGVAEVEGAMAVWASLKGRVEPARHARVAERYEEQLRSAREWRDQINSYFFRKSGVPDERGRTIY; encoded by the coding sequence ATGCCGCTTCCCGTTCCCGTCCTGCCCGAGGGTGTCGATCCGGCCTGGCTGCCTGAGGAGGCGTTCCGGCCGATCGGCGGCCGGCGGGTCCTGATCCGAGGATCGGGCCCGCTGGTGGAGACGGTGCACGGGGAGGTGGCGGAGGCCTGCGCCCGGTTCGGCGGCGCTCTCGTGGAGGACGACCCCGAACTCGTCCTTCACGTCACGGGCGACGACGGGAGCGAGGCGTTCACCCTGGAACGCCGTGACGGACGCACGACCGTCACGGCGTCCGGCGGATGCGGGCTGCTGTACGGCTTCTTCCATGTCGTACGGCTCGGGGAGGCGGCGTTCCGGGGCGACCGGCGGGTGGAGGAGCACCGGCCGGCGTCGGCGCTGCGGATGCTGGACCACTGGGACAACGTGGCCGTGCACCCGGTCATGGGCCAGGTGGAGCGGGGGTACGCGGGCGGGTCGTTGTTCTGGGCGGACGGCCGGGCGCGCGGGGAGTTCGAGCGGGTACGGGCGTACGGCAGGCTGCTGGCGGCCTGCGGGATCAACGCCGTGGCCGTGAACAACGTCAACGTGCACGCGACCGAGGCACGGCTGCTGACCGACCGGATCGGTGAAGTCGCCGACATCGCGGCCGCATTGAGGCCGTACGGCATCCGGACGCACCTGTCGGTGACCTTCGCCGCGCCAATCGTGCTCGGCGGCCTGGAGACGGCCGATCCCCTCGACGAGAGCGTGCGGCGGTGGTGGGCCGGGGCGACGGCCCGGGTGTACGAGGCGATCCCCGACTTCGGCGGATACGTCGTGAAGGCCGACTCGGAGGGGCAGCCCGGGCCGTTCGCCTACGGCCGCACGCACGCGGACGGCGCGAACATGCTGGCCGGGGCGCTCGCGCCGCACGGCGGCACGGTCCACTGGCGGGCCTTCGTCTACGACCACCGCCAGGACTGGCGGGACCGGACGACGGACCGGGCGCGGGCCGCGTACGACCACTTCCTGCCGCTGGACGGGCTGTTCGCGCCGAACGCGGTGCTCCAGGTGAAGCACGGGCCGATGGACTTCCAGGTGCGGGAGCCGGTGTCACCCCTGATCGGCGCGATGCGGCGCACCGCTCTCGCGGTGGAGCTGCAGGCCACGCAGGAGTACACCGGCCAGCAGCGCCATGTGTGCTGGCTGGGCCCGATGTGGAGCGAGGTGCTGCGGTTCGGTTCGGCGGCGGGGCGCGGGTACGAGGAGCTGGTGGCCGTCTCCAACGTCGGCGACGACCCTTTCTGGACCGGGCATCCCCTCGCCCAGGCCAACCTCTACACGTTCGGGCGGCTGGCCTGGCGGCCCGACGCGGACCCGGGCGCGATCCTGGACGAGTGGATCGGGCTCACGTTCGGTGCGGAGGGCCCGGCGAAGGAGCTGCACGCCGTGCTGGACGGTTCGTGGCGCACGTACGAGAAGTACACCGCGCCCCTCGGCGTGGGGTTCATGGTGCAGCCGGGGCACCACTACGGGCCGAGTGTCGACGGGTACGAGTACAGCCCGTGGGGCACCTACCACTTCGCCGACCGGGACGGGGTCGGGGTGGACCGCAGCAGCGCCACCGGGACGGGGTACGCGGGGCAGTACCGGGCGCCGTGGGCCGAGGCGTACGAGTCGCCGGAGACCTGCCCGGACGAGCTGCTGCTGTTCTTCCACCACATGCCGTACGGGCACGTCCTGAAGAGCGGCAGGACCGTGATCCAGCACATCTACGACACGCACTTCGAGGGTGTGGCGGAGGTGGAGGGCGCGATGGCCGTGTGGGCCTCACTGAAGGGCCGCGTGGAGCCGGCGCGCCACGCGCGGGTGGCGGAGCGGTACGAGGAGCAGCTGCGCAGCGCCCGCGAGTGGCGGGACCAGATCAACAGTTACTTCTTCCGCAAGTCCGGGGTGCCGGACGAGCGGGGGCGGACGATCTACTGA
- a CDS encoding GH92 family glycosyl hydrolase yields the protein MRHRARHRFGPAVVITAAFVMAVGSQGAAVALPGAPAPAKADRGFASSFETGDPAPDWLNTVDTGADGAKRASGVDGGYSSGIPGNVNDHVTDVRASAENTGGGEVRENLADGEAVTKWLTFEPTGWAEFDLDKPMKIVTYALTSANDYDERDPRDWTLQGSTDGKDWKTLDSRAGETFSERFQTKSYELAEPAEYQHYRLDITKNNGADILQLADLQLSTGGGGGPVPQDMLSLVDHGPSGSPTAKAAAGFTGKRALRYAGRHTADGRAYSYNKVFDVNVAVGRDTELSYRIYPSMADGDRDYDATNVSVDLAFTDGTYLSGLGATDRHGFSLSPQGQGAAKVLYVNQWNDVASRIGSVAAGKTVDRILVAYDSAKGPAKFRGWLDDIALRRVAPGKPKAHLADYALTTRGTNSSGSFSRGNNFPATAVPHGFNFWTPVTNASSLSWLYDYARANNDDNLPTIQAFSASHEPSPWMGDRQTFQLMPSAQSGTPDTGREARELAFRHENETARPYYYGVRFENGLKAEMAPTDHAAALRFTYPGDDASVVFDNVTEQAGLSLDKDNGIVTGYSDVKSGLSTGATRLFVYGVFDKKATDGASSGVKGYLRFDAGDDHTVNLRLATSLISVDQAKDNLRQEIPDGTSFDTVKNRARQVWDRLLGKVEVEGATPDQLTTLYSSMYRLYLYPNSGFEKVGSTYRYASPFSPMPGPDTPTHTGAKIVDGKVYVNNGFWDTYRTTWPAYSFLTPSQAGEMVDGFVQQYKDGGWTSRWSSPGYADLMTGTSSDVAFADAYVKGVKFDAKAAYDAAVKNATVVPPASGVGRKGMATSPFLGYTGTDTHEGLSWAMEGYVNDYGIARMGRALYEKTGDKRYQEESQYFLNRAQDYVNLFDSKAGFFQGRDAKGDWRVDSAKYDPRVWGYDYTETNGWGYAFTAPQDSRGLANLYGGRAKLADKLDEYFSTPETAAPEYVGSYGGVIHEMTEARDVRMGMYGHSNQVAHHVIYMYDAAGQPWKAQKNVREALSRLYVGSEIGQGYHGDEDNGEQSAWYLFSALGFYPLVMGGGEYAVGSPLFKKATVHLENGRDLVVKAPRNSAANVYVQGLRVNGRAWTSTSLPHSLLAKGGVLEFDMGSKPSSWGTGRNAAPVSITQDDKVPTPRTDVLKGDGALFDNTSGTDATVTSVDLPVSGPVKGVQYTVTSSADHSKAPTGWTLQASDDDGTTWKTVDKRSGESFRWDRQTRAFTVGSPGTYGKYRLVFDGQATVSEVELLA from the coding sequence ATGCGGCACAGAGCTCGGCACAGATTTGGACCGGCGGTCGTGATCACGGCCGCCTTTGTCATGGCGGTGGGCTCGCAGGGGGCGGCGGTCGCGCTGCCCGGCGCTCCCGCCCCCGCCAAGGCCGACCGGGGTTTCGCGTCGTCGTTCGAGACGGGTGATCCGGCACCGGACTGGCTGAACACGGTCGACACCGGTGCCGACGGCGCCAAGCGGGCCTCGGGCGTCGACGGCGGCTACAGCAGCGGCATTCCGGGCAACGTCAACGACCATGTCACGGACGTCCGCGCGAGCGCCGAGAACACCGGCGGCGGCGAGGTGAGGGAGAACCTCGCCGACGGCGAGGCGGTCACCAAGTGGCTGACCTTCGAGCCGACCGGCTGGGCCGAGTTCGACCTCGACAAGCCCATGAAGATCGTGACCTACGCCCTCACCTCGGCCAACGACTACGACGAGCGCGACCCGCGGGACTGGACCCTGCAGGGCTCCACCGACGGCAAGGACTGGAAGACCCTCGACTCGCGCGCCGGCGAGACCTTCTCCGAGCGGTTCCAGACCAAGTCCTACGAGCTCGCCGAGCCGGCCGAGTACCAGCACTACCGGCTGGACATCACCAAGAACAACGGGGCGGACATCCTGCAGCTCGCCGACCTGCAGCTGTCCACGGGCGGGGGCGGCGGCCCGGTGCCGCAGGACATGCTGTCGCTGGTCGACCACGGGCCCAGCGGTTCGCCCACCGCCAAGGCGGCGGCCGGGTTCACCGGAAAGAGGGCCCTGCGTTACGCCGGTCGGCACACGGCCGACGGCCGGGCGTACTCGTACAACAAGGTCTTCGACGTGAACGTGGCGGTCGGCCGCGACACCGAACTGTCGTACCGCATCTACCCGTCGATGGCGGACGGCGACCGGGACTACGACGCCACGAACGTCTCGGTGGACCTGGCGTTCACCGACGGCACCTACCTCAGCGGCCTCGGCGCGACGGACCGGCACGGGTTCTCGCTCTCGCCGCAGGGGCAGGGCGCCGCCAAGGTGCTCTACGTCAACCAGTGGAACGACGTCGCCTCCAGGATCGGGTCCGTCGCGGCCGGCAAGACCGTCGACCGGATACTGGTGGCGTACGACTCCGCGAAGGGGCCGGCGAAGTTCCGCGGCTGGCTGGACGACATCGCGCTGCGGCGGGTGGCGCCCGGGAAGCCGAAGGCGCACCTCGCCGACTACGCCCTCACCACGCGCGGCACCAACTCCAGCGGCAGTTTCTCGCGCGGCAACAACTTCCCCGCGACGGCCGTGCCGCACGGCTTCAACTTCTGGACGCCCGTCACCAACGCCTCCTCGCTGAGCTGGCTGTACGACTACGCGCGGGCGAACAACGACGACAACCTGCCGACGATCCAGGCGTTCAGCGCGAGCCACGAGCCAAGCCCGTGGATGGGCGACCGGCAGACCTTCCAGCTGATGCCGTCCGCGCAGTCGGGCACGCCGGACACCGGGCGGGAGGCGCGTGAGCTGGCCTTCCGGCACGAGAACGAGACCGCGCGGCCGTACTACTACGGGGTGCGGTTCGAGAACGGGCTGAAGGCCGAGATGGCCCCGACCGACCACGCGGCCGCGCTCCGCTTCACCTACCCCGGCGACGACGCGAGCGTGGTCTTCGACAACGTCACCGAGCAGGCGGGGCTGTCGCTCGACAAGGACAACGGGATCGTCACCGGCTACTCGGACGTGAAGTCCGGGCTGTCGACGGGCGCCACCCGGCTGTTCGTCTACGGCGTGTTCGACAAGAAGGCGACCGACGGCGCGTCCAGCGGCGTCAAGGGCTACCTGCGCTTCGACGCCGGGGACGACCACACCGTCAACCTGCGCCTTGCCACCTCACTCATCAGCGTCGACCAGGCCAAGGACAACCTCCGCCAGGAGATCCCGGACGGCACCTCCTTCGACACCGTGAAGAACCGCGCCCGGCAGGTCTGGGACCGGCTGCTGGGCAAGGTGGAGGTCGAGGGCGCGACACCGGACCAGCTGACCACGCTGTACTCCAGCATGTACCGGCTGTACCTGTACCCCAACTCCGGTTTCGAGAAGGTGGGTTCGACCTACCGGTACGCCTCGCCCTTCTCGCCGATGCCCGGGCCGGACACCCCGACCCACACCGGCGCGAAGATCGTGGACGGCAAGGTGTACGTCAACAACGGCTTCTGGGACACCTACCGGACCACCTGGCCGGCGTACTCCTTCCTCACCCCATCCCAGGCGGGTGAGATGGTCGACGGCTTCGTGCAGCAGTACAAGGACGGCGGCTGGACCTCGCGCTGGTCCTCGCCCGGTTACGCGGACCTGATGACCGGCACCTCCTCGGACGTGGCCTTCGCGGACGCGTACGTCAAGGGCGTGAAGTTCGACGCGAAGGCGGCGTACGACGCGGCCGTGAAGAACGCCACCGTGGTGCCCCCGGCCTCGGGCGTGGGCCGCAAGGGCATGGCGACCTCGCCGTTCCTCGGCTACACGGGCACCGACACGCACGAGGGCCTGTCGTGGGCGATGGAGGGCTACGTCAACGACTACGGCATCGCGCGGATGGGCCGGGCCCTGTACGAGAAGACCGGCGACAAGCGCTACCAGGAGGAGTCGCAGTACTTCCTCAACCGCGCCCAGGACTACGTGAACCTCTTCGACTCCAAGGCCGGCTTCTTCCAGGGCAGGGACGCCAAGGGCGACTGGCGGGTGGACTCCGCCAAGTACGACCCGCGGGTGTGGGGTTACGACTACACGGAGACCAACGGCTGGGGCTACGCCTTCACCGCCCCGCAGGACAGCCGGGGCCTGGCCAACCTCTACGGCGGCCGCGCCAAGCTCGCGGACAAGCTCGACGAGTACTTCTCCACCCCGGAGACGGCCGCCCCCGAGTACGTCGGCTCCTACGGCGGGGTCATCCACGAGATGACCGAGGCGCGGGACGTCCGGATGGGCATGTACGGGCACTCCAACCAGGTCGCCCACCACGTCATCTACATGTACGACGCGGCCGGGCAGCCCTGGAAGGCGCAGAAGAACGTCCGCGAGGCCCTGTCGCGGCTGTACGTCGGCAGCGAGATCGGGCAGGGCTACCACGGTGACGAGGACAACGGCGAGCAGTCGGCCTGGTACCTCTTCTCCGCGCTCGGCTTCTACCCGCTGGTGATGGGCGGCGGCGAGTACGCCGTCGGCTCCCCGCTGTTCAAGAAGGCGACCGTCCATCTGGAGAACGGCCGGGACCTGGTCGTGAAGGCGCCCAGGAACAGCGCGGCCAACGTCTACGTACAGGGCCTGAGGGTCAACGGGCGTGCCTGGACGTCGACTTCGCTCCCCCACTCGCTGCTGGCCAAGGGCGGGGTGCTGGAGTTCGACATGGGATCGAAGCCGTCGTCGTGGGGCACGGGCCGGAATGCCGCGCCCGTGTCGATCACCCAGGACGACAAGGTTCCGACGCCGCGTACGGACGTACTGAAGGGTGACGGGGCGCTGTTCGACAACACGTCGGGCACCGACGCCACCGTGACGAGCGTGGACCTGCCGGTCTCCGGACCGGTCAAGGGCGTCCAGTACACGGTGACCTCCTCCGCCGACCACTCCAAGGCGCCGACGGGCTGGACGCTCCAGGCCTCGGACGACGACGGGACCACGTGGAAGACGGTCGACAAGCGGTCGGGGGAATCCTTCCGATGGGACCGGCAGACCCGCGCGTTCACCGTGGGGTCCCCGGGTACGTACGGGAAGTACCGTCTGGTGTTCGACGGCCAGGCGACCGTGTCGGAGGTCGAACTGCTCGCCTGA
- the ngcE gene encoding N-acetylglucosamine/diacetylchitobiose ABC transporter substrate-binding protein, with protein MGSTSGENENNGTAGVGRRDLIRRSAALGLISVPTMSFLSACASGGGSDDNSSGNDQGKTSKSNPFGAKKGTKLDVVIFKGGYGDDYAKAWEADFAKNPGITSTHTGTQEITGKLQPRFNAGNPPDIVDDSGAQQIKVDVLYKNGQLLDLAPVLDAPSVDDPSKKVRDMLIPGTLDPGIQEGKVVALNYIYTVWGLWYSGKLFKDKGWEPPKTWDDFIKVCQAAKKDGIGGLAHQGKYPYYINVAIMDMIAKKGGLDAVKAIDNLDPKAFVGSAAAQAGVEAIYEVVEKGLLMPGTNGLTHTESQTRWNQYKAAFITCGSWLENEQLKQTPADFDMKFLPMPLLPGSKMPFEAIRAGSGEPFIIPAKAKNLPGAKEFMRHMLSKEWSTLFAKEANSLTILKDGVDASVKLRPGTQSTVEASKAAGDNTFRYLYPDWYSEMDTAIQNASNELMAKRIQPKEWLKRCQAAVDKQAKDPASKKNRHE; from the coding sequence ATGGGATCCACTTCCGGCGAGAACGAGAACAACGGCACCGCGGGCGTCGGCCGCCGCGATCTGATCAGGCGTTCGGCGGCGCTCGGACTGATCTCCGTACCGACCATGAGCTTTCTGTCCGCGTGTGCGAGCGGTGGCGGGAGCGACGACAACTCGAGCGGCAACGATCAGGGCAAGACGTCCAAGTCCAATCCCTTCGGCGCGAAGAAGGGAACCAAGCTCGACGTCGTCATCTTCAAGGGCGGTTACGGCGACGACTACGCGAAGGCCTGGGAGGCGGACTTCGCCAAGAACCCCGGCATCACCTCCACCCACACCGGCACCCAGGAGATCACCGGCAAGCTCCAGCCCCGCTTCAACGCCGGAAACCCGCCGGACATCGTCGACGACTCGGGCGCCCAGCAGATCAAGGTCGACGTCCTGTACAAGAACGGGCAGCTCCTCGACCTCGCCCCGGTCCTCGACGCCCCGTCCGTGGACGACCCGAGCAAGAAGGTCCGGGACATGCTCATCCCCGGCACCCTCGACCCGGGCATCCAGGAGGGCAAGGTCGTCGCCCTCAACTACATCTACACGGTCTGGGGCCTGTGGTACTCCGGCAAGCTTTTCAAGGACAAGGGCTGGGAGCCGCCGAAGACCTGGGACGACTTCATCAAGGTCTGCCAGGCCGCGAAGAAGGACGGCATCGGCGGCCTCGCCCACCAGGGCAAGTACCCGTACTACATCAATGTCGCCATCATGGACATGATCGCCAAGAAGGGCGGCCTCGACGCCGTCAAGGCGATCGACAACCTCGACCCGAAGGCGTTCGTCGGCTCCGCCGCGGCGCAGGCGGGCGTCGAGGCGATCTACGAGGTCGTGGAGAAGGGCCTGCTGATGCCGGGCACCAACGGCCTGACCCACACCGAGTCGCAGACCCGCTGGAACCAGTACAAGGCCGCCTTCATCACCTGCGGCTCCTGGCTGGAGAACGAGCAGCTGAAGCAGACGCCCGCGGACTTCGACATGAAGTTCCTGCCGATGCCCCTGCTGCCCGGCAGCAAGATGCCCTTCGAGGCGATCCGGGCCGGCTCCGGCGAGCCGTTCATCATCCCCGCGAAGGCGAAGAACCTCCCCGGCGCCAAGGAGTTCATGCGGCACATGCTCTCCAAGGAGTGGTCGACGCTCTTCGCCAAGGAGGCCAACTCGCTCACCATCCTCAAGGACGGCGTCGACGCGAGCGTGAAGCTGCGCCCCGGCACCCAGTCCACGGTCGAGGCGTCCAAGGCGGCCGGTGACAACACCTTCCGCTACCTGTACCCGGACTGGTACAGCGAGATGGACACCGCCATCCAGAACGCCTCCAATGAGCTCATGGCCAAGCGCATCCAGCCGAAGGAATGGCTGAAGCGGTGTCAGGCCGCCGTCGACAAGCAGGCGAAGGACCCTGCGTCCAAGAAGAACCGGCACGAGTAG
- a CDS encoding carbohydrate ABC transporter permease → MRKGQYRFVTGFLFIPVLLYVVFVIWPYIQTFGYSLTDWKGQSQTFDFVGLDNYRALFQDDVFMQAIWHNLQFLVFIPVITILLALFFAFMLNAGGRSRAGGVQGVAGSKFYKVVYFFPQVLSLAILAVLFNAVYRSDGGGLLNGALIKIHLVDPGNPIEWLNEPNMVLWALMVAVIWQGVGFYLVLFSAAMQSIPKDIYEAALIDGANRNQSFFRITLPLLWDTVQTAWVYLGIIAMDMFVLVSSMTQNMGAYGGGPDHHSDVMATVMMRNFLYYGKSGYACAMGVIMLLLTLILSVFTLRVTRRERIEF, encoded by the coding sequence ATGCGCAAAGGGCAGTACAGGTTCGTCACGGGGTTTCTCTTCATTCCCGTGTTGCTCTACGTGGTCTTCGTGATCTGGCCGTACATCCAGACGTTCGGCTATTCGCTGACCGACTGGAAGGGGCAGTCCCAGACCTTCGACTTCGTCGGCCTTGACAACTACAGGGCGCTGTTCCAGGACGACGTGTTCATGCAGGCCATCTGGCACAACCTGCAGTTCCTGGTCTTCATCCCGGTGATCACGATCCTGCTCGCCCTGTTCTTCGCCTTCATGCTGAACGCGGGCGGTCGCAGCAGGGCCGGCGGGGTCCAGGGCGTCGCCGGATCGAAGTTCTACAAAGTGGTCTACTTCTTCCCGCAGGTGCTGTCGCTGGCGATTCTCGCCGTGCTGTTCAACGCGGTGTACCGCAGTGACGGCGGAGGCCTGCTCAACGGCGCACTGATCAAAATCCATCTCGTCGACCCGGGCAATCCCATCGAATGGCTCAATGAGCCGAACATGGTGTTGTGGGCGCTGATGGTCGCCGTGATCTGGCAGGGCGTCGGCTTCTACCTGGTGCTGTTCTCGGCGGCCATGCAGTCCATTCCCAAGGACATCTACGAGGCCGCGCTCATCGACGGCGCGAACCGGAACCAGTCGTTCTTCCGCATCACCCTGCCGCTGCTGTGGGACACCGTGCAGACGGCCTGGGTGTACCTCGGAATCATCGCGATGGACATGTTCGTCCTGGTCTCCTCGATGACCCAGAACATGGGTGCCTACGGCGGCGGACCGGACCACCACAGCGACGTCATGGCGACCGTGATGATGCGCAACTTCCTCTACTACGGCAAGAGCGGATACGCCTGCGCCATGGGCGTGATCATGCTGCTGCTCACCCTGATCCTGTCCGTCTTCACGCTGCGCGTCACCCGCCGCGAGCGCATCGAGTTCTGA